In one Spirosoma rigui genomic region, the following are encoded:
- a CDS encoding phosphatase PAP2 family protein: MSLKHLLLIALLLPTSRHLLAQDTAVVAPLPVVQTPFLKSIARDGEHTGKTILLTYAQPLHWQKKDFLRLGGALAISASALLVDEHLSAYLQRNHTPGLDRLERVGYFLGKPTTNYPVMIALWASGVATRNEWLRDTGLMVIASVTTSGLVQTAAKELAGRARPGAGRGNLYFDPLSNNSDYHSFPSGHTMLSVATSWILARQVKSVPLKVVFYALPVITGGSRVYVGAHWLSDVLLGSALGIACAESVLRLYPAIKASRAYSVNVIPTVTGASLLVTL; this comes from the coding sequence ATGTCGCTCAAACACTTACTCCTGATAGCCCTGTTGCTGCCCACATCCCGCCACCTGCTGGCGCAGGATACGGCGGTAGTGGCCCCGTTACCCGTTGTTCAGACCCCTTTCCTGAAAAGCATCGCCCGGGACGGGGAACATACCGGCAAAACGATACTGCTGACCTACGCCCAGCCCCTGCACTGGCAAAAGAAAGATTTCCTGAGACTGGGGGGTGCGCTGGCTATATCGGCATCGGCCCTGCTGGTCGATGAACACCTGTCGGCCTACCTGCAACGCAACCATACCCCCGGGCTGGACAGGCTGGAACGGGTAGGCTATTTCCTGGGAAAACCCACGACCAACTACCCCGTCATGATCGCACTGTGGGCGAGTGGCGTAGCAACCAGAAACGAGTGGCTGCGCGATACGGGTCTGATGGTTATTGCCTCGGTAACGACATCGGGGCTGGTACAAACGGCCGCCAAGGAATTGGCCGGCCGCGCCCGTCCCGGTGCCGGGCGCGGCAATCTGTATTTCGATCCCCTGTCGAATAATTCGGATTACCACTCGTTTCCATCCGGCCATACCATGCTTTCGGTCGCGACCTCCTGGATACTGGCCCGACAGGTGAAGTCGGTACCGTTGAAAGTGGTTTTTTACGCCCTGCCTGTCATCACCGGGGGCTCTCGGGTGTATGTGGGGGCGCACTGGCTGTCTGATGTCCTGCTGGGGTCGGCCCTGGGCATTGCCTGCGCCGAAAGTGTGTTGCGACTCTATCCGGCAATCAAAGCCAGCCGGGCGTATTCGGTCAACGTGATCCCGACCGTTACGGGTGCCAGCCTGCTGGTTACCCTCTAG
- a CDS encoding Pycsar system effector family protein: MTTTPLLQIEDHVRHYFATYARPELTFHNLDHTQDVVRATDQLARHYQLPESDYLAVMAAAWFHDLGYLADSPGEHEAHSVELATGFLKSLGLPAALIKQVKHAIRATRMPQSPKNRLEEILCDADLFHLGSTDYNRKQKRLRSEQEALTGAPISGRDWRQQNIDLLETHHYFTDFARTLLSQSQADNLNRLLAKKAEKEAPDVPGTSARPPVLADSAPGDPKKGKDSKSDRGVETMFRTTSTNHLRLSEIADSKANIMISVNSIMVSVLVSILPRRIEENPALMLPTALFLTTSMLTIIFAILATRPNITQGTFNHEDIQQKKGNLLFFGNFHRMSLGEFEWGIQELMKDSGYLYGTMTRDIYYLGLVLAKKYKLLRVTYNIFMVGFVTSVLAFLIVFLAFDK, encoded by the coding sequence ATGACCACCACTCCTTTACTGCAGATTGAAGACCATGTCCGGCACTATTTTGCTACATACGCCCGGCCCGAGCTTACCTTTCACAACCTGGATCATACGCAGGACGTTGTCCGGGCCACAGACCAGCTGGCCCGGCACTACCAGCTTCCCGAAAGCGACTACCTGGCCGTGATGGCTGCGGCCTGGTTTCATGACCTGGGTTACCTGGCAGACTCACCCGGTGAGCACGAAGCGCATAGTGTCGAGCTAGCAACCGGTTTCCTGAAATCGCTGGGCCTGCCGGCTGCGCTGATAAAGCAGGTAAAACACGCCATCCGGGCGACCCGTATGCCACAGTCGCCCAAAAACCGACTCGAAGAAATCCTGTGCGATGCCGACCTGTTCCACCTGGGCAGCACCGACTACAACCGCAAACAAAAACGGCTGCGGAGCGAGCAGGAAGCCCTGACGGGAGCCCCTATTTCGGGCCGCGACTGGCGGCAGCAGAACATCGACCTGCTCGAAACCCACCACTATTTCACCGATTTTGCCCGGACACTGCTCAGCCAGAGTCAGGCCGACAACCTGAACCGGTTGCTGGCGAAAAAAGCGGAGAAGGAAGCACCAGACGTACCGGGTACGTCGGCCCGCCCGCCGGTTCTGGCGGACAGCGCCCCCGGTGATCCCAAAAAAGGCAAGGACAGCAAATCGGATCGCGGGGTGGAAACCATGTTCCGGACTACTTCGACCAACCACCTGCGGCTGAGCGAGATTGCCGACAGCAAAGCCAATATTATGATCTCGGTCAACTCAATCATGGTGTCGGTGCTCGTGTCGATCCTGCCGCGACGGATCGAAGAAAACCCGGCGCTCATGCTGCCAACGGCCCTGTTTCTGACCACGTCCATGCTGACCATCATCTTCGCCATTCTGGCCACCCGGCCTAACATTACCCAGGGAACATTCAACCACGAAGACATTCAGCAGAAGAAAGGGAACCTGCTGTTTTTCGGCAATTTTCACCGGATGAGTCTGGGTGAGTTTGAGTGGGGTATCCAGGAGCTGATGAAGGATAGCGGCTACCTGTACGGCACCATGACCCGCGACATCTACTATCTGGGACTCGTGCTGGCCAAAAAGTACAAGCTGTTGCGGGTCACCTACAACATCTTCATGGTAGGCTTCGTCACGTCGGTACTCGCTTTTCTGATCGTTTTTCTGGCCTTCGACAAGTAA
- a CDS encoding BamA/TamA family outer membrane protein, with protein MRRPNKTGYWLAWLVGSLLLISGAQGQAVPGDSVRHRLILIGDAGRLRQGKNPVVDAVRARHDGNNPRTTLLYLGDNVYPHGLSDETSQDYDSLTAILRYQAGPGLARPGLASRASQVLFIPGNHDWGKGRPDGWERIRRQGQWLDSLRAPNVRLLPAGGCPGPEEIHLSDRLVLVIVDSQWWLHPYVKPGHAATGAGSSDCACQSEDELITRLVDITYRNKDKGIILATHHPFRSYGIHGGYYTLKQHLFPLTDFSAKLYVPLPVIGSLYPLIRGVFGNIQDLPNPTYRHMVKAMETAVSAAPNVVFVSGHDHALQHIVDGPRNYIVSGSGINRERVKNGKLARFVSGAWGYVVLDERLDGTVTATYFTVDEAAAATQVYTTRLFTVPAPVDVKQSRSEPPLWPDRVRVAIVPAYDSAGRVQRLLLGSNYRTDWATPVTLPVFDLTRTRGGFSILQRGGGQQTKSLRLADTSGREWVLRSIQKDPANALPVVLRETIAKAVLQDEISAGYPFAPLAVPVLAEAAGVPHANPQLVYVPDDPALGIYRADFGNTVCLFEERSPGDGKSISTEKVIDALEKDNDNQTDQRALLRARMLDLFIGDWDRHEDQWRWGSRKTATGKLYYPIPRDRDQVFFRTNGLLPAIAALPWLQPKFQGFTDRLANVNGFMFNGRYVDRMFLNELDSQDWIREITTLRDSLTDEVLERAMGRLPDTIRQQSGQKLLETLKIRRGWLLEKGLDYYRFIAQTVDIPGSDKTERFLVEHLDDDHLVVSVYKIARDGTLAQRLYKRVFDASVTREVRLYGQKGDDQFVVRGRPESARIVVRLIGGKGADVFTVEGTPRKPIIYDLSTEANELPGHRQAQLRLSTDKAVNQYDPHAFKYNRVAPLATAGYNLDDGILLGAGVQWTMQGFRKQPFAAMNRLLLTRALATEAMSIKYDGIFTDLIGKNDLWISAFSKAPDNVSNFFGPGNETSYDRSRRIRYYRTRYDLVTVSALLKRTLGPHVEGSIGPVFQHFALDEDDNRQRFINDYLAQLTDPAAFRRRDSYGGLQAGIQIDTRNRPVQPSQGIYWNTTWLGLQGFSEQRNHFSQLRSDLVIYTRFSPTARFVLVNRLGGGITNGSPAFYQLLYLGGQDNLRGYRTYRFAGNHLVYHTLEARLKLLDFQSFLFPGSVGLLAFNDLGRVWLRGENSRTWHDGYGAGLYITPASLLVVTATAGFSPEGVLPYVSLGFRF; from the coding sequence ATGAGACGACCCAATAAAACAGGTTATTGGCTGGCGTGGCTGGTGGGTAGCCTGCTGCTGATCTCCGGTGCGCAGGGCCAGGCGGTACCGGGTGACTCGGTTCGCCACCGTCTTATCCTGATTGGTGATGCCGGTCGGCTGCGTCAGGGGAAAAACCCGGTGGTCGATGCGGTACGGGCCCGCCATGATGGCAACAATCCGCGCACAACGCTCCTCTACTTGGGCGATAACGTATATCCCCATGGGCTGTCGGACGAAACCAGCCAGGACTACGATTCGCTGACGGCTATCCTGCGGTATCAGGCCGGGCCTGGATTGGCCCGGCCTGGATTGGCTTCCCGCGCGTCGCAGGTGCTGTTCATTCCGGGGAACCACGACTGGGGAAAAGGGCGTCCGGATGGCTGGGAACGTATCCGGCGGCAGGGCCAGTGGCTCGACAGCCTCCGGGCTCCCAATGTCCGGCTGCTGCCCGCTGGCGGTTGCCCCGGTCCGGAGGAAATTCACCTGAGCGACAGGCTGGTGCTGGTCATTGTCGATAGCCAGTGGTGGCTGCACCCCTACGTAAAACCCGGTCATGCGGCTACCGGCGCGGGCAGTTCAGACTGCGCCTGCCAGAGCGAAGACGAACTCATTACCCGGCTGGTGGACATTACGTATCGCAACAAAGACAAAGGAATCATTCTGGCTACCCACCACCCGTTTCGGAGCTACGGTATTCACGGCGGCTACTACACGCTGAAGCAGCACCTCTTCCCGCTGACGGACTTCTCGGCGAAACTGTACGTACCGCTGCCGGTCATTGGCTCACTGTACCCGCTTATTCGGGGGGTGTTCGGCAACATTCAGGACCTGCCCAACCCCACCTACAGGCACATGGTGAAGGCCATGGAAACGGCCGTCTCCGCTGCGCCAAACGTAGTGTTCGTGTCGGGGCACGACCATGCGCTGCAGCATATCGTCGACGGACCGAGAAATTACATTGTCAGTGGGTCGGGTATCAACCGGGAACGGGTGAAAAACGGGAAGCTGGCCCGCTTCGTGAGCGGAGCCTGGGGGTATGTCGTGCTGGACGAACGGCTGGACGGCACCGTAACCGCCACCTACTTTACCGTCGACGAAGCCGCTGCCGCCACCCAGGTCTACACCACCCGTCTGTTTACCGTGCCCGCCCCGGTCGACGTGAAACAGAGCCGTAGCGAACCACCGCTCTGGCCCGACCGGGTGCGCGTTGCCATCGTGCCCGCCTACGACAGCGCGGGGCGGGTGCAGCGGCTGCTGCTCGGTAGTAACTACCGAACCGACTGGGCTACTCCCGTTACGCTCCCCGTCTTCGACCTGACCCGTACCCGGGGCGGCTTTTCCATACTGCAGCGGGGCGGGGGCCAGCAAACAAAGTCGCTGCGCCTGGCCGACACCAGCGGGCGGGAGTGGGTTTTGCGCAGTATTCAGAAAGACCCGGCCAACGCCCTGCCGGTGGTCCTGCGCGAAACCATCGCCAAAGCGGTGTTGCAGGATGAGATTTCAGCGGGCTACCCGTTTGCTCCCCTGGCCGTTCCCGTACTGGCCGAAGCCGCTGGCGTACCCCACGCCAATCCGCAGCTGGTTTACGTTCCCGACGATCCGGCGCTGGGCATCTATCGGGCCGACTTCGGCAATACGGTTTGCTTGTTCGAAGAACGTAGTCCGGGCGATGGTAAATCGATCAGTACTGAAAAAGTCATTGACGCGCTGGAAAAGGACAACGATAACCAGACCGACCAGCGGGCGTTGCTGCGGGCCCGGATGCTCGATCTGTTCATTGGCGACTGGGACAGGCACGAAGATCAATGGCGGTGGGGGAGTCGCAAAACCGCCACCGGCAAGTTGTATTACCCCATCCCGCGCGACCGCGATCAGGTGTTTTTTCGCACAAACGGCCTGCTGCCGGCCATTGCCGCGCTGCCGTGGCTGCAGCCCAAGTTTCAGGGATTTACTGACCGGCTCGCCAACGTCAACGGGTTTATGTTCAACGGTCGCTACGTGGACCGGATGTTCCTGAATGAACTCGATAGTCAGGACTGGATTCGTGAAATTACCACCCTGCGCGACTCGCTGACCGATGAGGTGCTGGAACGCGCGATGGGTCGGCTACCGGATACCATCCGGCAGCAGTCGGGACAAAAACTGCTCGAAACGCTCAAAATCCGGCGGGGCTGGCTGCTGGAAAAAGGTCTGGACTATTACCGATTCATTGCTCAGACGGTGGATATTCCCGGCTCCGACAAAACCGAACGGTTTCTGGTCGAACACCTGGACGACGATCACCTGGTGGTGTCGGTGTACAAGATCGCCCGGGACGGTACGCTGGCGCAGCGGCTCTACAAACGCGTTTTCGACGCATCGGTAACCCGCGAAGTCCGGCTCTACGGCCAAAAGGGTGACGACCAGTTTGTGGTACGGGGCCGTCCCGAATCGGCCCGTATCGTTGTTCGGCTCATTGGTGGCAAAGGGGCCGACGTTTTCACGGTTGAGGGTACCCCCCGCAAGCCCATCATCTACGACCTGAGCACCGAAGCCAATGAATTACCCGGCCACCGGCAGGCGCAGCTCCGCCTGTCGACCGACAAGGCCGTTAACCAGTACGATCCGCATGCTTTCAAGTACAACCGCGTGGCTCCGCTGGCCACCGCCGGGTACAACCTGGACGATGGTATTTTGCTGGGGGCGGGTGTCCAGTGGACGATGCAGGGTTTCCGGAAGCAACCCTTTGCGGCCATGAACCGGCTGCTCCTGACCCGCGCTTTGGCCACCGAAGCGATGTCGATCAAATACGACGGGATTTTTACCGACCTCATCGGGAAGAACGACCTGTGGATCAGCGCGTTTTCCAAAGCGCCCGACAACGTATCCAATTTTTTCGGGCCGGGCAACGAAACCAGCTACGACCGGAGCCGGCGGATCCGCTACTACCGCACCCGCTATGACCTGGTCACCGTATCGGCGCTCCTCAAACGGACGCTGGGGCCGCACGTGGAAGGGTCCATCGGGCCGGTGTTTCAGCATTTTGCGCTGGATGAGGACGACAACCGCCAACGGTTCATCAACGACTACCTGGCCCAGCTGACCGATCCCGCTGCGTTCAGACGGCGGGATAGCTACGGCGGACTGCAGGCGGGTATTCAGATCGACACAAGGAACCGACCTGTACAGCCATCGCAGGGTATCTACTGGAACACCACATGGCTGGGGCTACAGGGCTTCAGTGAGCAGCGGAACCACTTCTCCCAGCTTCGATCCGACCTCGTCATCTACACCCGGTTCAGCCCGACCGCCCGTTTCGTGCTGGTGAACCGCCTGGGTGGCGGTATCACCAACGGCAGTCCGGCCTTTTACCAACTGCTGTACCTGGGCGGTCAGGATAACCTGCGTGGCTACCGCACTTACCGCTTCGCCGGGAATCACCTGGTCTATCATACCCTCGAAGCCCGGCTTAAACTGCTCGATTTTCAGTCGTTCCTCTTTCCAGGTAGTGTGGGGCTTCTCGCCTTCAACGATCTGGGCCGCGTGTGGCTCCGGGGCGAAAACTCCCGAACCTGGCACGACGGCTACGGGGCAGGCCTGTACATTACCCCCGCCAGCCTGCTCGTCGTGACTGCCACGGCGGGGTTCTCGCCCGAAGGGGTGCTGCCGTACGTATCGTTGGGTTTTCGATTTTGA
- a CDS encoding GAF domain-containing protein: protein METVFTLPRSGDMNLRFQLSFRPFVAFLKAQRRACLPDSGLRTLYDYLIDQFSATPVLDEPQASSIDQVALKKLFQLATVAVLPLDHTKRQLPYAFGTPVPLHMFHYSEAFEQLFTQAPDFLIDLPNQISVQQRQRFAYRLILDKYYDIRINDAVRPSFQFQYKEKGLVKYYRLDINASFMEPRLDGVLPPLEPAWVEFASQGTPLPDGVAPLPVDAFRFEGFSFFQLEDVTEAETIQQLRDVFAHLHSDTEPIIYHRFETALRNLCGQPNLQIGIVAVPRVNGRFVAHPDSRTRSLFMRHVGTDPDAFADDKAQELITRLFSNPVPHVFPDLEGLPPVKREMLYQQGYRSFLLYPISVAGEVLGLLEMGSPRGNAFSEAVLTRIEQTVPLIQELLRYQLNQFQSSIEQLIRKKFTSLQPAVEWKFYEAAWQHLRRGQTEFGGSDTIPVRFPQVFPLYGAVDIRNSSVERHKATQLDLTTQLTAVEQLLRSPDFPADTERPDQLRAGSYQCQHRLLAELLPEDEQEITLFLDREVNPYFRQLEASHPSLQVAIGHYFARVDPTTGLFNQAVKRYERSMDWLNATVNEYIDAEEKQLQKIYPHYFERYRTDGTEYTIYVGQSIAPQVPFEPALIQRLFYWQLQSMVELANLTHKLLPSLPLPLQTTQLMLAHGHAVDISFRHDERRLDVEGSYSIRYEVLKKRIDKAYIDGSQERLTQPDTIAIVYSHASDVAGYLPYIEQLQAVGKIDDQLEYLDLEPMQGGVHLKALRMHIRYPEPAHA from the coding sequence ATGGAAACAGTTTTTACCCTTCCGCGGAGCGGTGACATGAACCTCCGGTTTCAATTGTCGTTTCGCCCGTTTGTTGCATTTCTGAAGGCGCAGCGACGTGCCTGTTTACCAGACAGTGGGTTGCGGACGTTGTATGATTACCTCATCGATCAGTTCAGCGCGACCCCGGTGCTGGATGAGCCCCAGGCGTCGTCGATTGACCAGGTGGCGCTGAAGAAACTCTTTCAGTTGGCTACGGTGGCCGTGCTGCCGCTGGACCACACGAAACGGCAACTCCCGTACGCTTTCGGCACGCCGGTTCCGCTCCACATGTTTCATTACTCGGAGGCATTCGAACAGCTGTTCACGCAGGCCCCCGACTTTCTCATCGACCTGCCGAACCAAATCAGCGTGCAGCAACGGCAACGCTTTGCTTACCGCCTTATCCTCGATAAATACTACGACATCCGCATCAACGACGCGGTCCGTCCGTCGTTTCAGTTTCAGTACAAAGAGAAGGGGCTGGTGAAGTACTACCGGCTGGATATTAATGCCTCGTTCATGGAACCCCGGCTCGACGGGGTTCTGCCACCGCTGGAACCGGCCTGGGTTGAGTTCGCCAGCCAGGGAACACCCCTGCCCGACGGGGTAGCCCCCTTGCCGGTCGACGCGTTCCGGTTCGAAGGGTTTTCGTTTTTTCAACTCGAAGATGTTACAGAAGCCGAAACCATCCAGCAATTGCGGGATGTATTTGCGCACCTCCACTCCGACACGGAACCCATTATTTACCACCGCTTCGAGACGGCGCTGCGGAACCTGTGCGGACAGCCCAATCTCCAGATCGGGATTGTGGCGGTGCCCCGGGTGAACGGGCGGTTCGTAGCCCATCCCGACAGCCGGACCCGCAGCTTATTTATGCGGCACGTTGGCACGGACCCGGATGCCTTTGCCGACGACAAAGCACAGGAGCTGATCACGCGCCTGTTCAGCAATCCGGTGCCCCATGTCTTCCCGGATCTGGAGGGTCTGCCGCCGGTGAAGCGAGAGATGCTTTACCAGCAGGGCTACCGTAGTTTTCTGCTGTACCCAATTTCGGTGGCGGGGGAGGTGCTGGGGCTCCTGGAAATGGGCAGTCCACGGGGCAACGCTTTCAGCGAGGCCGTCCTCACCCGAATCGAACAGACGGTCCCGCTCATTCAGGAGCTGCTGCGGTACCAGCTCAACCAGTTTCAATCATCAATCGAACAGCTTATCCGGAAAAAATTTACGTCTTTACAGCCCGCCGTCGAGTGGAAGTTTTACGAAGCGGCCTGGCAGCACCTGCGCCGGGGGCAAACGGAGTTTGGCGGGAGCGATACGATCCCCGTCCGGTTTCCGCAGGTGTTTCCGCTCTACGGGGCAGTCGATATCCGGAACTCGTCGGTGGAGCGGCATAAAGCTACCCAGCTCGACCTGACTACCCAGCTGACCGCCGTTGAGCAACTGCTCAGAAGTCCCGACTTTCCGGCGGATACCGAGCGGCCCGACCAGCTTCGGGCGGGTAGTTACCAGTGTCAGCACCGGCTGCTGGCGGAACTGCTGCCCGAAGATGAGCAGGAGATCACCCTGTTTCTCGACCGCGAGGTGAACCCGTATTTCCGGCAACTCGAAGCGAGCCATCCGTCACTACAGGTTGCCATTGGGCACTACTTCGCGCGGGTAGACCCCACCACGGGTTTGTTCAACCAGGCGGTGAAGCGGTACGAGCGCAGCATGGACTGGCTCAACGCCACCGTCAATGAGTACATCGACGCGGAGGAAAAGCAACTGCAGAAGATCTACCCGCACTATTTTGAACGCTACCGCACCGATGGAACGGAATACACGATCTACGTCGGTCAGTCGATTGCGCCCCAGGTTCCGTTCGAGCCCGCGCTCATCCAGCGGCTGTTCTACTGGCAACTGCAGTCGATGGTGGAACTGGCGAACCTCACCCATAAACTACTACCCAGCCTGCCATTGCCCCTGCAGACGACCCAGCTCATGCTGGCCCACGGCCATGCCGTCGATATCAGTTTCCGGCACGACGAGCGTCGGCTGGACGTTGAGGGTTCCTACAGCATCCGGTATGAAGTGCTGAAAAAACGGATCGACAAAGCCTATATCGACGGGAGCCAGGAGCGACTTACCCAACCCGATACCATCGCCATCGTGTACAGTCACGCATCGGACGTAGCGGGGTATCTTCCCTATATCGAGCAGCTACAGGCCGTTGGGAAGATTGACGATCAGCTGGAGTACCTGGACCTGGAGCCCATGCAGGGGGGTGTTCACCTCAAAGCGCTGCGTATGCACATTCGCTACCCTGAACCTGCGCACGCATGA
- a CDS encoding T9SS type A sorting domain-containing protein, giving the protein MQPLCILPARPAHVAYFSCLLPALLLLWAGLITPLSAQTQRWPVTLGGTDKDSTTAMIATPDGGYIVAGSTASGNGAVTDYKGGKHDAWLVKLDRSGDVVWKKTLGGTGDDQATALAPSPDGGFVVTGISTSRDGDMADLDRSWPGGYDYIWVFKLNGVGEIVWKQAKGLDKGLYATAITAAPGGGYTLAGYYYFFITKSSGNFFYVLNLSEDGTINWDTYFGGRNGDDRLYALTATTDGGYVLAGKSSSPFLAFSYLPEPVDFVTNHNSYSTYDAFVIKLNHEGRRVWYRFLGGSGLDYANAITATPDGGFLMAGYTASTDGDVSINHGGGDAWLVKLTSAGAVSWQKTVGDSGPDNAYAVQPTTDGGYVVTGTSTANKAAVQFFADMWLFKVNSLGGVVWQRFFDRYGRNEGRAIATSPDGSYIVAGYTYLISGGLNGPRDNGDFVIAKFYPPQPLTITEPAYFCSERRILFGLSGGDGSPITATMPGVMRFSPQSLGGYVQDELLNNPRPILFTVTQNDQTVSYFFDFAGYYTRYCDHNPQRYRPLLMYPPTYDCLTGAITFNTTGGTGSPITYLAPGITRSSLSSHTGVVEQELRNDPKPIPISAMQDGVTVTYTVDLEALCSGRAPLVLLAPDYRCATGAIHFNTTGGDGSPVDFAAPGITGWTTNPDQFVDVESRTAGDVQPFTLMARQRGITVYYVWNLKMACGRARIGTAESARPTLQVTVLGNPVYGQSVDITIDGAAQRTVSISITDLRGRLVHQQTIGQAAAVERVSLPLPTSQGILVLTVSTADQRSQLTLLKP; this is encoded by the coding sequence ATGCAACCACTATGTATTCTCCCCGCGCGCCCGGCGCATGTAGCCTATTTTTCTTGTCTGCTTCCCGCTCTGCTACTGCTGTGGGCAGGACTCATTACGCCCCTGTCGGCGCAAACGCAACGGTGGCCCGTAACCCTGGGCGGTACCGACAAAGACTCCACGACGGCCATGATCGCCACCCCCGACGGCGGGTACATTGTAGCGGGCAGTACAGCCTCCGGTAACGGGGCCGTAACGGATTACAAAGGCGGGAAACACGACGCCTGGCTCGTTAAGCTCGACCGGTCAGGCGATGTCGTCTGGAAAAAAACCCTCGGTGGTACGGGCGACGATCAGGCGACCGCTCTGGCCCCGAGCCCCGATGGGGGATTTGTCGTAACCGGAATCAGCACCTCACGGGATGGTGATATGGCCGACCTTGACCGAAGCTGGCCGGGTGGTTACGACTATATATGGGTGTTCAAACTCAACGGCGTGGGCGAGATCGTCTGGAAACAGGCTAAGGGCCTGGACAAAGGGCTGTATGCCACCGCAATCACGGCAGCTCCGGGCGGTGGCTATACCCTAGCCGGCTATTATTACTTCTTCATCACCAAGTCCAGCGGTAACTTTTTCTATGTGCTTAACCTGTCGGAAGATGGGACGATAAACTGGGACACGTATTTCGGGGGGCGCAACGGCGACGATCGGTTATACGCCCTTACGGCTACCACCGATGGCGGCTACGTACTGGCCGGAAAAAGTTCGTCACCATTTCTGGCGTTTAGCTACCTGCCCGAGCCAGTCGACTTTGTAACAAATCACAACAGCTATTCCACCTACGATGCCTTCGTGATCAAACTCAATCACGAAGGACGGCGGGTTTGGTACCGGTTTCTGGGAGGCAGTGGGCTGGACTACGCCAATGCCATTACCGCCACCCCCGACGGTGGGTTCCTGATGGCGGGCTATACGGCCTCTACCGATGGAGACGTATCGATCAACCACGGGGGTGGCGATGCCTGGCTGGTGAAGCTGACCAGTGCCGGGGCCGTAAGCTGGCAAAAAACCGTGGGCGACAGCGGACCCGACAACGCTTACGCCGTTCAGCCCACGACCGACGGGGGGTATGTTGTTACCGGTACCTCGACGGCCAATAAAGCAGCCGTTCAGTTCTTTGCCGATATGTGGCTGTTTAAAGTAAATAGCCTGGGCGGGGTTGTCTGGCAGCGTTTCTTCGACCGATACGGGCGAAATGAAGGGCGGGCCATAGCTACGTCGCCCGACGGTTCCTACATCGTGGCGGGCTACACCTACCTGATCAGCGGTGGTCTGAACGGTCCGCGCGACAACGGCGACTTTGTGATCGCAAAATTTTACCCCCCGCAGCCGCTTACGATTACCGAACCTGCCTACTTCTGCTCCGAACGACGAATTCTCTTTGGTCTCAGCGGGGGCGATGGGTCGCCCATCACCGCCACCATGCCCGGTGTTATGCGTTTTTCGCCCCAAAGCCTGGGTGGGTATGTTCAGGATGAACTACTCAATAATCCCAGACCCATTTTATTCACCGTTACCCAGAACGACCAGACGGTAAGCTATTTTTTCGACTTCGCCGGGTACTATACCCGCTACTGCGATCACAACCCGCAACGGTACCGCCCGCTGCTTATGTATCCACCCACCTACGACTGCCTGACCGGGGCTATTACGTTCAACACAACGGGGGGTACCGGTTCGCCAATCACCTACCTCGCACCAGGTATAACCCGCTCGTCGCTCAGCAGCCATACCGGTGTTGTAGAGCAGGAACTGCGTAACGATCCTAAACCCATTCCTATTTCGGCCATGCAGGATGGCGTAACGGTTACCTACACCGTCGACCTGGAAGCACTGTGCAGCGGTCGGGCGCCGTTAGTCCTCCTGGCTCCCGACTACCGGTGCGCAACCGGGGCTATTCACTTCAACACCACGGGTGGCGATGGCTCTCCCGTTGATTTTGCCGCGCCGGGTATCACCGGCTGGACAACCAACCCCGACCAGTTTGTCGATGTTGAAAGCCGTACGGCTGGCGATGTGCAGCCGTTTACGTTGATGGCCCGCCAGCGGGGGATAACGGTTTATTACGTCTGGAATCTGAAAATGGCGTGCGGACGCGCCCGTATCGGGACGGCTGAATCCGCGCGCCCCACCCTGCAGGTCACCGTACTCGGCAACCCCGTCTATGGACAGTCGGTCGATATTACTATCGACGGTGCAGCCCAACGGACGGTTAGTATAAGCATCACAGACCTGCGGGGACGGCTCGTACACCAGCAAACGATCGGGCAGGCAGCAGCCGTCGAGCGGGTCAGCCTGCCCCTTCCCACGAGTCAGGGTATCCTGGTACTGACCGTCAGCACTGCCGATCAGCGAAGCCAATTAACCCTGCTGAAACCCTGA